The following are encoded in a window of Oncorhynchus keta strain PuntledgeMale-10-30-2019 chromosome 10, Oket_V2, whole genome shotgun sequence genomic DNA:
- the LOC118388411 gene encoding dolichyl-diphosphooligosaccharide--protein glycosyltransferase subunit 1-like isoform X3: MIGYRNNAIHNSYLDVKGDEEENGILELKRTMIQGQSGEFYKVQLPSSLAIGAKLRVKVETVLSHILRPFPTHITQAERQLVVFQGNHYLYSPYPTRSQTTHVRLASKTVESYTKLGNPSKSDEAIEYGPFRDVAPFSEDALKVHYENNTPFLTISSITRIIEVSHWGNIAVEETIDMRHTGAFLKGPFSRYDYQRQSDSGISSVKSFKTILPASAQDVYYRDEIGNISTSHLQILEDSVEVEVRPRFPLFGGWKTHYIIGYNLPSYEYLYTLGDEYALKMRLVDHVYDDQVIDSLTVKLILPEGARNIHVETPYPIDRIPDQLHYTYLDTFGRPVLVASKNNLVEQHIQDVVVHYTFNKVLMLQEPLLVVGAFYILFFTVIVYVRLDFSITKDPAAEVRMKVSSITEQVLTLVNKRLGLYRHMDEVVNRYKQSRDTGALNSGRKILEADHRTLTNDISSLQARLKAEGSDLADKVGEVQKLDGQVKELVCRSWQEAERLVAGKVKKEAYIDNEKTLSSKRLELVTRIDSLLDTL; the protein is encoded by the exons TGGGGAGTTCTACAAGGTGCAGTTACCCTCCAGTCTGGCCATTGGCGCAAAGCTGCGAGTGAAGGTGGAGACGGTCCTGAGCCACATTCTGAGGCCCTTTCCCACCCACATCACCCAGGCTGAGCGTCAGCTGGTGGTGTTCCAGGGCAACCACTACCTGTACTCTCCATACCCCACCCGCAGCCAGACCACCCATGTCCGCCTTGCCTCTAAGACGGTGGAGAGCTACACCAAGCTGGGCAACCCCAGCAAGAGTGATGAGGCCATTGAGTACGGCCCCTTCCGTGATGTCGCCCCATTCAGTGAG GATGCCCTGAAGGTCCATTATGAGAACAACACCCCCTTCCTCACTATTAGCAGCATCACCCGCATCATTGAAGTTTCTCATTGGGGAAACATTGCTGTGGAAGAGACAATTGACATGAGGCACACAGGGGCATTCCTGAAAGGGCCTTTCTCCCGTTATGACTACCAGCGCCAGTCTGACAGTGGCATCTCATCAGTCAAATCCTTTAAG ACCATCCTTCCTGCCTCAGCCCAGGATGTGTACTACCGGGATGAGATCGGCAACAtctccacctcccacctccaGATTCTGGAAGActctgtggaggtggaggttaggCCCCGATTCCCCCTGTTTGGTGGCTGGAAAACCCACTACATTATCGGCTACAATCTGCCCAGCTACGAGTACCTCTACACCCTGG GGGATGAGTACGCTCTGAAGATGAGGCTGGTTGACCATGTATATGATGACCAGGTCATCGACTCCCTCACTGTTAAACTCATACTGCCAGAAGGCGCCAG GAACATCCATGTGGAAACCCCCTACCCCATTGACCGTATTCCAGACCAGCTGCACTACACTTACCTAGACACCTTTGGCCGCCCCGTGCTGGTGGCGTCTAAAAACAACCTGGTGGAGCAGCACATCCAGGACGTAGTG GTGCATTATACCTTCAATAAGGTCCTGATGCTGCAGGAGCCCCTGTTGGTGGTGGGGGCATTCTACATCCTCTTCTTCACTGTCATTGTCTATGTGCGCCTGGACTTCTCCATCACTAAG GACCCTGCTGCAGAGGTTCGTATGAAGGTGTCCTCCATCACAGAGCAGGTCCTGACCCTGGTCAACAAGCGTTTAGGGCTGTACCGCCACATGGACGAGGTGGTGAATCGCTATAAGCAATCTCGAGACACAGGGGCCCTGAACAGTGGCCGCAAGATCCTGGAGGCAGACCACCGCACCCTCACCAACGACATCAGCTCCCTGCAGGCCCGCCTCAAAGCAGAGGGCTCCGACCTTGCAGATAAG GTGGGTGAGGTGCAGAAGCTGGACGGCCAGGTGAAGGAGCTGGTGTGTCGCTCTTGGCAGGAGGCTGAGCGCCTGGTGGCAGGCAAGGTTAAGAAGGAGGCCTACATCGACAACGAGAAGACCCTCTCTAGCAAGAGACTGGAGCTGGTGACCCGCATCGACAGTCTGCTGGACACCCTGTAA
- the LOC118388411 gene encoding dolichyl-diphosphooligosaccharide--protein glycosyltransferase subunit 1-like isoform X2, whose amino-acid sequence MARSIPFCTVPTCLLLITGLCYRVVADGLVNEEVKGDEEENGILELKRTMIQGQSGEFYKVQLPSSLAIGAKLRVKVETVLSHILRPFPTHITQAERQLVVFQGNHYLYSPYPTRSQTTHVRLASKTVESYTKLGNPSKSDEAIEYGPFRDVAPFSEDALKVHYENNTPFLTISSITRIIEVSHWGNIAVEETIDMRHTGAFLKGPFSRYDYQRQSDSGISSVKSFKTILPASAQDVYYRDEIGNISTSHLQILEDSVEVEVRPRFPLFGGWKTHYIIGYNLPSYEYLYTLGDEYALKMRLVDHVYDDQVIDSLTVKLILPEGARNIHVETPYPIDRIPDQLHYTYLDTFGRPVLVASKNNLVEQHIQDVVVHYTFNKVLMLQEPLLVVGAFYILFFTVIVYVRLDFSITKDPAAEVRMKVSSITEQVLTLVNKRLGLYRHMDEVVNRYKQSRDTGALNSGRKILEADHRTLTNDISSLQARLKAEGSDLADKVGEVQKLDGQVKELVCRSWQEAERLVAGKVKKEAYIDNEKTLSSKRLELVTRIDSLLDTL is encoded by the exons TGGGGAGTTCTACAAGGTGCAGTTACCCTCCAGTCTGGCCATTGGCGCAAAGCTGCGAGTGAAGGTGGAGACGGTCCTGAGCCACATTCTGAGGCCCTTTCCCACCCACATCACCCAGGCTGAGCGTCAGCTGGTGGTGTTCCAGGGCAACCACTACCTGTACTCTCCATACCCCACCCGCAGCCAGACCACCCATGTCCGCCTTGCCTCTAAGACGGTGGAGAGCTACACCAAGCTGGGCAACCCCAGCAAGAGTGATGAGGCCATTGAGTACGGCCCCTTCCGTGATGTCGCCCCATTCAGTGAG GATGCCCTGAAGGTCCATTATGAGAACAACACCCCCTTCCTCACTATTAGCAGCATCACCCGCATCATTGAAGTTTCTCATTGGGGAAACATTGCTGTGGAAGAGACAATTGACATGAGGCACACAGGGGCATTCCTGAAAGGGCCTTTCTCCCGTTATGACTACCAGCGCCAGTCTGACAGTGGCATCTCATCAGTCAAATCCTTTAAG ACCATCCTTCCTGCCTCAGCCCAGGATGTGTACTACCGGGATGAGATCGGCAACAtctccacctcccacctccaGATTCTGGAAGActctgtggaggtggaggttaggCCCCGATTCCCCCTGTTTGGTGGCTGGAAAACCCACTACATTATCGGCTACAATCTGCCCAGCTACGAGTACCTCTACACCCTGG GGGATGAGTACGCTCTGAAGATGAGGCTGGTTGACCATGTATATGATGACCAGGTCATCGACTCCCTCACTGTTAAACTCATACTGCCAGAAGGCGCCAG GAACATCCATGTGGAAACCCCCTACCCCATTGACCGTATTCCAGACCAGCTGCACTACACTTACCTAGACACCTTTGGCCGCCCCGTGCTGGTGGCGTCTAAAAACAACCTGGTGGAGCAGCACATCCAGGACGTAGTG GTGCATTATACCTTCAATAAGGTCCTGATGCTGCAGGAGCCCCTGTTGGTGGTGGGGGCATTCTACATCCTCTTCTTCACTGTCATTGTCTATGTGCGCCTGGACTTCTCCATCACTAAG GACCCTGCTGCAGAGGTTCGTATGAAGGTGTCCTCCATCACAGAGCAGGTCCTGACCCTGGTCAACAAGCGTTTAGGGCTGTACCGCCACATGGACGAGGTGGTGAATCGCTATAAGCAATCTCGAGACACAGGGGCCCTGAACAGTGGCCGCAAGATCCTGGAGGCAGACCACCGCACCCTCACCAACGACATCAGCTCCCTGCAGGCCCGCCTCAAAGCAGAGGGCTCCGACCTTGCAGATAAG GTGGGTGAGGTGCAGAAGCTGGACGGCCAGGTGAAGGAGCTGGTGTGTCGCTCTTGGCAGGAGGCTGAGCGCCTGGTGGCAGGCAAGGTTAAGAAGGAGGCCTACATCGACAACGAGAAGACCCTCTCTAGCAAGAGACTGGAGCTGGTGACCCGCATCGACAGTCTGCTGGACACCCTGTAA